The Nitrospira tepida genome includes a window with the following:
- the guaA gene encoding glutamine-hydrolyzing GMP synthase: MELWHDRILVLDFGSQYTQLIARRIREAQVYSQILPCTVPLATILAYRPSGIILSGGPASVYEKKAPKISVEVLNQQIPVLGICYGMQLVTHLMDGEVEKAAKREYGRAELLLDDTSDLFKGIGGGKTTTVWMSHGDRIERMPKGFRSIAHTANSPVAAMKAVDAKRRIYCLQFHPEVAHTPEGTRMLRNFVLDICGCKPTWTMSSYVETSVKQIREQVGDARVICALSGGVDSSVAAVLTHRAIGDRLTCVFVDNGLLRQGEVEKVRKTFAAQFKMNVRVLGKGREFLAALARTIDPERKRKIIGRLFIKFFEAEAMRNGKAAYLVQGTLYPDVIESVSFKGPSATIKTHHNVGGLPTRMKLRLIEPLRELFKDEVRVLGKELGIADEIVWRQPFPGPGLAIRIIGTVTEDRLRIVREADVIVLEEIKRAGLYRDTWQAFAVLLPIKSVGVMGDQRTYEHVVAVRAVTSLDGMTADWARLPGEVLATISSRIINEVRGVNRVVYDISSKPPSTIEWE; the protein is encoded by the coding sequence ATGGAACTCTGGCACGATCGAATTCTCGTCCTCGACTTCGGATCTCAATACACGCAACTGATCGCGCGCCGCATCCGCGAGGCGCAGGTCTATTCGCAAATCCTGCCCTGCACCGTTCCGCTGGCGACGATCCTGGCCTACCGTCCCAGCGGCATTATCCTCTCCGGCGGGCCGGCGAGCGTCTACGAGAAAAAGGCGCCCAAGATTTCGGTTGAGGTCCTCAATCAACAGATCCCGGTGCTGGGCATCTGCTACGGGATGCAATTAGTCACGCATCTGATGGACGGCGAGGTGGAGAAGGCGGCCAAGCGGGAATACGGCCGCGCGGAACTTCTGCTGGACGATACCTCCGATCTCTTCAAAGGCATCGGCGGGGGCAAGACCACAACGGTCTGGATGTCGCATGGCGACCGGATCGAGCGCATGCCCAAGGGATTCCGGTCGATCGCGCATACCGCCAATTCTCCTGTCGCGGCCATGAAGGCCGTGGATGCGAAGCGGCGGATCTATTGTCTCCAGTTTCATCCGGAGGTCGCCCATACCCCGGAAGGCACGCGGATGCTGCGGAACTTCGTGCTCGACATCTGCGGGTGCAAGCCGACCTGGACGATGAGTTCCTATGTCGAGACCAGCGTGAAGCAGATCCGCGAGCAGGTCGGGGACGCCCGCGTGATCTGCGCGCTTAGCGGCGGAGTCGATTCGTCGGTCGCGGCGGTCCTGACGCACCGGGCGATCGGCGATCGGCTCACCTGCGTGTTCGTGGACAATGGGCTGTTGCGGCAGGGGGAAGTCGAGAAGGTCCGCAAGACCTTTGCCGCGCAGTTCAAGATGAACGTGCGGGTGCTGGGGAAGGGCCGGGAATTCCTGGCGGCTTTGGCCCGCACCATCGATCCGGAACGAAAACGCAAGATCATCGGACGGCTGTTCATCAAGTTTTTCGAGGCGGAAGCGATGCGGAACGGCAAGGCTGCCTATCTGGTGCAGGGGACCCTTTACCCCGATGTGATCGAAAGCGTCAGCTTCAAGGGGCCGTCGGCCACCATCAAGACCCATCACAACGTGGGCGGCCTTCCCACCAGGATGAAGTTGCGCCTGATCGAGCCGCTGCGCGAGCTGTTCAAGGATGAAGTACGTGTCTTGGGCAAGGAACTCGGCATTGCCGACGAGATCGTGTGGCGGCAGCCGTTCCCCGGCCCGGGGCTGGCTATCCGCATCATCGGTACGGTGACGGAGGACCGGCTCCGGATCGTGCGGGAAGCCGACGTGATCGTGCTGGAGGAAATCAAACGCGCCGGCTTGTACCGCGACACCTGGCAGGCCTTCGCCGTGCTCTTGCCGATCAAGAGCGTCGGGGTCATGGGCGATCAGCGGACCTATGAGCATGTCGTGGCCGTCCGCGCCGTGACCAGTCTGGACGGGATGACGGCGGATTGGGCGCGTCTGCCAGGCGAAGTCCTGGCGACCATCTCATCGCGGATCATCAACGAGGTGCGGGGCGTAAACCGGGTAGTCTACGATATCAGCTCGAAACCGCCAAGCACGATCGAGTGGGAGTAA
- a CDS encoding pseudouridine synthase, whose product MTIRLQKLIAGSGLASRRKAEALIAAGRVTVNGKVITELGTKVDPARDHVKVDGKHLSAAQPFVYLVLNKPKNVMSTLDDPGGRPTVKDYLRGVSVRVFPVGRLDFDSEGLMLLTNHGDLAQALLHPRYHVPKTYLIKVKGVLTDEEIRRLEQGVSLEDGMTSPAHVKKIKKAEQNSWLELTIREGRKHQVKRMLDAVGHPVIKLVRVKMGPLSLDNLEPGEYRFLTDREANVLRELVEERVAAVERGEAPARAKRPVRRAGWAKPARTKKHQPKKASVA is encoded by the coding sequence ATGACAATTCGTCTCCAAAAACTCATCGCCGGTAGTGGGCTGGCTTCCCGTCGCAAGGCGGAGGCGTTGATCGCGGCAGGCCGTGTGACGGTCAACGGGAAGGTGATCACCGAGCTGGGGACGAAGGTTGATCCGGCGCGCGATCACGTCAAAGTGGACGGCAAGCATCTCAGCGCGGCGCAGCCGTTCGTGTATCTGGTCCTGAATAAGCCCAAGAACGTGATGTCCACGTTGGATGATCCGGGTGGGCGTCCCACCGTGAAGGACTATCTGCGCGGCGTGTCTGTGCGGGTGTTTCCGGTCGGCCGGTTGGATTTCGACAGCGAAGGCCTGATGTTGCTGACGAACCACGGTGATCTGGCTCAAGCCCTGTTGCACCCCCGGTACCATGTCCCCAAGACCTATCTCATCAAAGTAAAGGGCGTGCTCACGGATGAAGAGATCAGGAGGTTGGAACAGGGTGTCAGTTTGGAAGACGGCATGACCAGTCCGGCCCACGTCAAGAAGATCAAGAAGGCCGAGCAGAATTCCTGGCTGGAGCTCACCATCCGCGAGGGACGCAAGCATCAGGTCAAGCGCATGCTGGACGCCGTCGGCCATCCGGTGATCAAGCTGGTTCGAGTGAAGATGGGGCCGTTGTCGCTCGACAATCTGGAGCCGGGCGAATACCGGTTCCTGACAGATCGGGAAGCCAATGTCCTCCGTGAGCTGGTCGAGGAGCGGGTCGCGGCGGTCGAACGTGGAGAAGCACCCGCGCGGGCCAAACGGCCGGTCAGGCGAGCGGGCTGGGCCAAGCCTGCGAGGACGAAGAAGCATCAGCCGAAGAAAGCGAGTGTTGCATGA
- the aspS gene encoding aspartate--tRNA ligase, with protein sequence MKFRTHHCGELTKQHVGQTVVLNGWVHRRRDHGNVIFIDLRDRYGLTQVVFNPEISAGAHRQAHGLRSEFVVSVSGTVARRPEGSANPDLATGEIEVMIDEVEILNEAKTPPFMIDGEGDVTEALRLKYRFLDLRRPPMQRLLQIRHALTQEVRAFLNREGFLEIETPILTKSTPEGARDYLVPSRVNPGYFFALPQSPQLFKQILMVSGCDRYYQIARCFRDEDLRNDRQPEFTQIDLEMSFVDRDQVMGTMEQMISRAFKAVGSVDLPMPFPRLTYQEAVGRYGSDKPDLRFDMPLHDLTEFAKTTEFKVFRDTAAKGGLVKAIIVKGGAEIPRSRIDAIGELAKGFGAKGLAWVKITGEGQLESVIAKFLHREQFLASVPDAKPGDLLLFVADQAKVVHDVLGRLRLYFGKELGLIREGEWKPLWVIEFPLLDYDPELGRYVFMHNPFAAPMDEDLPLLDGNPGQARAKAYDMVLNGNEIGGGSIRNHRREIQLRILDLLGIGKDQAQRQFGFLLDALDYGAPPHGGIAFGLDRLVMLLGGADSIRDVIAFPKTQKAQCLMTDAPSAVTPEQLKELFIKLDTIE encoded by the coding sequence ATGAAGTTCCGGACACACCATTGCGGTGAATTGACCAAGCAGCATGTCGGGCAGACCGTCGTGCTCAACGGGTGGGTCCACCGGCGTCGCGACCATGGTAACGTCATCTTCATCGACCTGCGCGACCGGTATGGCCTGACGCAGGTGGTGTTCAACCCCGAGATCAGCGCCGGCGCGCACCGGCAGGCGCATGGGCTGCGAAGCGAATTCGTCGTCTCCGTCAGCGGGACCGTGGCGCGCCGCCCGGAAGGCTCGGCCAATCCCGATCTGGCCACCGGGGAGATCGAGGTCATGATCGACGAGGTGGAGATCCTGAACGAGGCCAAGACGCCGCCGTTCATGATCGATGGGGAGGGGGACGTCACCGAGGCCTTGCGGCTGAAATACCGGTTTCTAGACCTACGCCGCCCCCCGATGCAGCGGCTGTTGCAGATCCGCCATGCGCTGACGCAAGAGGTCCGTGCCTTTTTGAACCGGGAAGGGTTTCTGGAGATCGAAACCCCGATCCTGACCAAGAGCACGCCGGAGGGGGCCCGCGACTATCTGGTGCCGTCGAGAGTCAATCCGGGTTATTTCTTCGCGCTGCCTCAATCGCCGCAGTTGTTCAAGCAGATTCTCATGGTGAGCGGCTGCGACCGGTATTACCAGATTGCCCGCTGTTTCCGCGACGAGGACCTGCGGAACGACCGCCAACCGGAGTTCACGCAGATCGACCTGGAAATGTCATTCGTCGATCGCGACCAGGTCATGGGGACGATGGAACAGATGATCAGTCGGGCCTTCAAGGCTGTTGGAAGCGTGGATCTTCCGATGCCGTTCCCTCGCTTGACCTACCAGGAGGCGGTCGGGCGCTATGGGTCCGACAAGCCTGATTTGCGGTTCGACATGCCGCTGCATGACCTGACGGAGTTTGCGAAGACGACGGAGTTCAAGGTCTTCCGGGACACGGCGGCCAAGGGCGGCCTCGTCAAGGCGATCATTGTGAAAGGGGGAGCGGAGATTCCCCGGAGCCGGATCGATGCGATCGGCGAACTGGCCAAAGGGTTCGGCGCCAAAGGATTGGCCTGGGTTAAGATCACGGGGGAGGGGCAGCTCGAATCGGTCATCGCCAAGTTCCTGCATCGCGAGCAGTTCCTCGCTTCCGTGCCGGACGCCAAGCCCGGCGATCTGTTGCTGTTCGTGGCGGATCAAGCGAAGGTCGTTCATGACGTGCTCGGACGGCTGCGGCTCTACTTCGGCAAGGAACTGGGCTTGATCCGAGAAGGGGAGTGGAAACCCCTGTGGGTCATCGAGTTTCCGTTGCTGGACTACGATCCGGAGCTTGGCCGCTACGTGTTCATGCACAATCCCTTTGCGGCGCCGATGGACGAAGACCTGCCGCTCCTGGACGGCAATCCCGGCCAGGCCAGGGCCAAGGCTTACGACATGGTGCTGAACGGCAACGAGATCGGCGGCGGCAGCATCCGCAACCATCGCCGCGAGATCCAGCTCAGAATCCTTGATCTGCTGGGGATCGGCAAGGACCAGGCGCAGCGCCAGTTCGGATTCCTGCTCGACGCGCTGGACTATGGAGCGCCGCCCCACGGCGGGATCGCGTTCGGGCTGGACCGGCTGGTCATGCTGCTGGGCGGAGCCGACTCCATTCGGGACGTGATCGCCTTCCCCAAGACCCAGAAGGCGCAATGTCTGATGACCGACGCTCCCTCGGCCGTCACCCCCGAGCAACTGAAAGAGCTGTTCATCAAGCTCGACACGATCGAGTAG
- the guaB gene encoding IMP dehydrogenase, which yields MLDDNTPIGLTFDDVVLVPARSNVLPNEVDTRTMVTRTVGVHIPIMSAAMDTVTEARLAIAMAREGGIGIVHRVLSPVDQAAEVDRVKKSESGMILDPVTISPDQTIRDAHELMTRYRISGIPVTKHGKLVGILTNRDLRFETRMDLKVSQVMKREKLVTAPEGTTLEKAREILHEHRIEKLPVVNKQFELKGLITIKDIEKRIKYPNACKDEHGRLRVGAAIGVGPDTDQRVELLVKAGVDLVVVDTAHGHSQAVLDRVKMVKKKYPRLQVTAGNIATAEAAKDLLRAGVDAIKVGVGPGSICTTRIVSGAGMPQLTAIAECAKAAAGSGVPVIADGGIKFSGDVTKALAAGASAVMIGSLFAGTEESPGETVLYQARTYKVYRGMGSIGAMERGGKDRYGQAGRPEAKLVPEGIEGRVPYKGPLSNVVFQLVGGLRSGMGYCGCKTIAELQQNARFIRQTVAGLREGHVHDVIITKEAPNYRMDWE from the coding sequence ATGCTGGATGACAATACTCCGATCGGTCTGACGTTCGATGACGTGGTGCTGGTGCCGGCGCGGTCGAACGTGCTGCCCAATGAGGTCGATACGCGCACCATGGTGACGAGGACCGTCGGAGTGCACATCCCGATCATGAGCGCGGCGATGGACACGGTCACGGAAGCCCGCCTCGCGATCGCCATGGCCCGGGAAGGAGGGATCGGAATCGTCCATCGCGTCCTCTCGCCGGTTGACCAGGCGGCCGAGGTGGATCGCGTGAAGAAGTCGGAAAGCGGCATGATCCTCGATCCCGTGACGATCTCGCCGGATCAGACCATCCGGGACGCCCATGAGCTGATGACCCGCTACCGCATTTCCGGGATTCCGGTCACGAAGCACGGCAAGCTCGTCGGCATACTCACCAACCGCGATCTCCGGTTCGAGACCCGGATGGATTTGAAGGTCTCGCAGGTCATGAAACGCGAGAAGCTTGTGACGGCGCCGGAAGGCACGACGCTGGAGAAGGCCCGGGAGATCCTGCACGAGCACCGCATCGAAAAATTGCCGGTCGTCAACAAGCAGTTCGAGCTGAAGGGCCTGATCACGATCAAGGACATCGAAAAACGCATCAAGTATCCGAACGCCTGCAAGGACGAGCACGGTCGGCTCCGCGTGGGCGCCGCCATCGGGGTGGGGCCGGATACGGATCAGCGGGTGGAATTGCTGGTGAAGGCGGGCGTGGATCTGGTCGTGGTGGACACGGCCCACGGCCATTCGCAAGCGGTGCTCGACCGTGTCAAGATGGTAAAGAAGAAATATCCCCGGTTGCAGGTGACGGCGGGGAACATTGCGACCGCCGAGGCGGCGAAGGATCTGCTGAGAGCCGGCGTGGACGCCATCAAGGTCGGGGTCGGTCCCGGGTCGATTTGCACCACGCGCATCGTGTCCGGAGCCGGCATGCCGCAGCTCACGGCCATCGCCGAGTGCGCCAAGGCCGCCGCCGGGTCCGGCGTGCCGGTCATCGCGGACGGCGGCATCAAGTTTTCGGGCGACGTGACCAAGGCGCTGGCCGCCGGCGCGTCGGCTGTCATGATCGGGAGCCTGTTCGCCGGGACGGAAGAGTCGCCCGGTGAAACCGTGCTGTACCAGGCCCGCACCTACAAGGTGTACCGGGGCATGGGCTCCATCGGCGCGATGGAGCGCGGGGGCAAGGACCGGTACGGGCAGGCGGGACGGCCGGAGGCCAAACTGGTGCCGGAAGGCATCGAGGGCCGCGTGCCCTACAAGGGGCCGCTTTCGAACGTCGTGTTTCAATTGGTCGGGGGCCTCCGTTCCGGAATGGGCTATTGCGGATGCAAGACGATCGCCGAATTGCAGCAGAACGCCCGCTTCATCCGCCAGACGGTGGCCGGCTTGCGGGAGGGCCACGTGCACGACGTGATCATCACCAAAGAAGCCCCGAACTACCGCATGGATTGGGAGTAG
- the aroC gene encoding chorismate synthase, which produces MAGNTFGKIFCITSFGESHGPAIGCVVDGCPPGLNLSVEDIQQELDRRKPGTSRHVTQRQESDRVEILSGVFEGKTTGTPIALLIRNEDARSRDYGNLAETFRPGHADYTYWQKYGIRDYRGGGRSSARETAVRVAAGAIAKKWLGEKYGIVIRGYLAQLGPIEIPFVSWDAARSNPFFAGDGTMVEKLESFMDELRKSGDSVGAKITAVAEGVPVGWGDPVYAKLDADLASAMMSINAVKGVEIGAGFASVAQRGSEHGDELTPEGFASNHAGGILGGISSGQDVVVTIAIKPTSSIRIPRQSIDKQGRPVTVETLGRHDPCVGIRATPIAEAMMALVLMDHALLHRAQNADVSTPTPKLAGNREQVPQATGVKSSVKRNPSPDEA; this is translated from the coding sequence ATGGCCGGAAATACCTTTGGAAAGATCTTCTGCATCACCTCCTTCGGCGAAAGTCACGGGCCGGCGATCGGCTGTGTGGTCGACGGCTGTCCGCCCGGCTTGAACCTCTCGGTCGAAGACATTCAACAGGAACTCGATCGCCGGAAACCCGGCACGTCCCGCCATGTCACGCAACGGCAGGAATCGGATCGGGTCGAGATCCTCTCCGGGGTCTTTGAGGGCAAGACGACCGGAACGCCGATCGCGCTGTTGATCCGCAACGAAGACGCGCGGAGCCGGGATTACGGCAACCTGGCCGAGACCTTCAGGCCAGGCCATGCCGACTACACCTATTGGCAGAAATACGGCATCCGGGATTACCGCGGCGGAGGCCGGTCGTCGGCCAGGGAAACAGCGGTCCGCGTGGCGGCCGGCGCCATCGCGAAGAAATGGCTCGGGGAGAAGTATGGCATCGTGATCCGCGGCTATCTGGCCCAGTTAGGACCGATCGAAATTCCGTTTGTGTCCTGGGATGCGGCGCGGAGCAATCCGTTCTTTGCCGGCGATGGGACCATGGTGGAAAAACTGGAATCCTTCATGGATGAACTCCGCAAATCCGGCGATTCCGTCGGGGCGAAAATCACAGCCGTGGCGGAAGGCGTGCCGGTCGGGTGGGGCGATCCGGTCTATGCCAAGTTGGACGCGGACCTGGCTTCGGCCATGATGAGCATCAATGCGGTGAAGGGAGTCGAGATCGGGGCCGGATTCGCGTCCGTGGCCCAGCGAGGATCGGAACATGGAGACGAGCTGACCCCGGAGGGCTTTGCCAGCAACCATGCCGGCGGCATCCTGGGCGGCATCTCGTCGGGGCAGGATGTCGTCGTCACGATCGCGATCAAGCCCACGTCTAGCATCAGGATTCCCAGACAGTCGATCGACAAGCAGGGCCGTCCGGTGACGGTCGAGACGCTCGGACGCCACGATCCCTGCGTGGGTATCAGGGCGACCCCGATCGCCGAGGCCATGATGGCGCTGGTGCTCATGGACCATGCGCTGTTGCATCGGGCCCAGAACGCCGACGTGTCCACACCGACGCCCAAGCTTGCCGGCAACCGAGAACAGGTCCCGCAGGCCACAGGCGTCAAGAGTTCCGTCAAGCGCAATCCAAGCCCGGACGAAGCGTAA
- a CDS encoding 6-bladed beta-propeller: MSLTWLFEEEDHRSRLLLSAQSGSDEWGTGEVTAEEELPPAPANLKAQPGNGRVLLTWDPVPDAMYYNIYYMTTKGVQIKFSELTRPIAGPQDFKTKIGVTKEKGTCIEGPSSPYLHEDLANGTCYHYVVTVVTQKGESPESEEVMTIPSPYLVAQIIGCEGVDDGEFNSPTGVALDKDGNIYVGDTDNHSIQKFDKTGKFLARWGGNPGAAEGEFYYPRGVAVGSEGEVYVADSGNNRIQKFDSDGNYMHTWGKFGFAWRGADIGRFDVPWGVATDREGNLYVSDTSNARIQKFAHDGTPLLKWGRDGSYDGAFFYPRGIAVDFVGNIYVSEEGNHRIQKFDTRGSFLTKWGREGGGPGQFKRPWGVACDAMGYVYVVDQENHRIQKFDGNGTFLCSWGNRGLSEGQLNFPSGIAIDKEGNVFVVDSGNNRIIKYVPTEEELNRTLQAKREEAGDDKTPRGVVAKAGDTEVTVSWMEMPGAVSYNLYFSTNSGFTKEGATKIEGVENPYVHSGLSNDTAYYYALTAVYEGEVESGLSAEVTATPVLIDMTAPQTPSAVINHGAFMTNTPEIIVTISANDVDSGVGAYYISENPMAPMAGSPGWVEVEPALKFGATIPFVLSPGDGQKTIYVWFKDLGQNISVPASATILVNTSGYLCVSKWGKPGRGASLLHGGEFMPPLYGLAVDQQGGVFVVDNGNNRVQKFDSAGNFIILWGSFGSANGSFHNPTGIACDAKGDVWVVDTNNHRVQKFDGKLGGYLMKFGSRGNGEGQFNAPWGIAVDRVRGYVYVVDSANFRVQKFDLTGEFIMAWGSFGNHDGQFYFPRGIAVDESDGSVYVVDMGNHRIQKFDTSTNVLPQLLTKWGGSVDAGHASSPTAVEAGQLRNPWGIAVDANGDVYVSDAGNHRIEKFDREGNFITQWGGFGNGDGQFNFPYGIAVGPRGSIFVVDSANARIQQFMPAEEGEERLREEAEAAAALSDQRTAQPS, from the coding sequence ATGAGTCTCACCTGGCTTTTCGAGGAAGAAGATCATCGATCCCGCCTGCTGCTGTCCGCCCAGTCCGGGTCGGACGAGTGGGGGACCGGCGAAGTGACGGCAGAAGAAGAACTTCCTCCCGCGCCGGCGAATCTCAAGGCTCAGCCGGGCAACGGCCGTGTGTTGCTGACCTGGGACCCGGTTCCGGACGCCATGTACTACAACATCTACTACATGACGACCAAAGGCGTGCAGATCAAATTCTCCGAATTGACGCGGCCGATCGCAGGCCCCCAGGACTTCAAGACCAAGATCGGTGTGACCAAAGAAAAGGGCACCTGCATCGAAGGCCCCTCCTCGCCCTACCTGCATGAAGACCTCGCCAACGGCACCTGCTACCACTATGTCGTCACGGTGGTCACGCAGAAGGGGGAAAGCCCGGAGTCCGAAGAAGTCATGACGATTCCGTCGCCCTATCTGGTCGCCCAGATCATCGGCTGCGAGGGGGTGGATGACGGCGAATTCAACTCTCCGACCGGGGTCGCCCTCGACAAGGATGGCAATATCTACGTGGGCGACACCGACAACCATTCGATTCAGAAATTCGACAAGACCGGCAAGTTTCTCGCTCGGTGGGGCGGCAATCCCGGGGCCGCCGAGGGCGAGTTTTATTATCCGCGCGGTGTGGCCGTCGGGTCCGAGGGCGAGGTGTACGTAGCGGACAGCGGGAACAACCGTATTCAGAAGTTCGATTCGGACGGCAACTATATGCATACCTGGGGCAAATTCGGCTTTGCCTGGCGAGGCGCCGACATCGGGCGTTTCGATGTGCCCTGGGGAGTGGCGACCGACCGCGAAGGCAACCTCTACGTGTCGGACACGAGCAACGCCCGCATTCAGAAGTTCGCCCACGACGGCACGCCGCTCCTCAAGTGGGGGCGCGATGGCAGCTATGACGGCGCATTTTTCTACCCGCGGGGCATTGCGGTCGATTTCGTCGGAAACATTTACGTGTCAGAAGAGGGGAACCACCGCATCCAGAAATTCGACACCCGCGGGAGTTTCCTGACGAAGTGGGGGCGCGAGGGCGGCGGACCGGGGCAATTCAAGCGTCCCTGGGGCGTCGCCTGTGACGCCATGGGGTACGTCTATGTTGTGGATCAGGAGAATCATCGCATCCAGAAGTTCGACGGCAACGGGACCTTTCTCTGTTCGTGGGGCAACCGGGGTCTGAGCGAAGGCCAGCTCAATTTCCCGTCCGGCATCGCCATCGACAAGGAAGGCAACGTGTTCGTGGTGGACAGCGGCAACAACCGCATCATCAAATACGTGCCGACCGAAGAAGAGCTGAACCGCACGCTCCAGGCGAAACGGGAGGAAGCCGGGGACGACAAGACTCCGCGCGGCGTCGTGGCCAAGGCCGGTGATACCGAGGTCACGGTGAGCTGGATGGAGATGCCCGGAGCCGTCTCCTACAACCTCTACTTCAGCACCAATTCCGGCTTCACGAAAGAAGGGGCCACCAAGATTGAAGGCGTGGAGAATCCCTATGTCCATAGCGGGCTCAGTAACGACACCGCCTATTATTATGCGCTGACCGCGGTTTACGAAGGCGAGGTCGAGAGCGGGCTCTCGGCGGAGGTGACGGCAACCCCGGTGCTGATCGACATGACCGCGCCGCAAACCCCGTCCGCCGTGATCAACCACGGCGCGTTCATGACCAATACCCCGGAAATCATCGTCACGATTTCGGCCAACGACGTGGATTCTGGTGTGGGGGCCTACTACATCTCCGAGAACCCGATGGCTCCGATGGCCGGCAGTCCCGGGTGGGTGGAGGTCGAGCCGGCCCTGAAGTTCGGAGCGACGATTCCGTTCGTGCTGTCGCCGGGCGACGGGCAAAAGACGATCTACGTGTGGTTCAAGGATCTGGGGCAGAACATTTCGGTCCCGGCCAGCGCGACGATCCTGGTCAATACGTCGGGTTATCTCTGCGTGTCGAAGTGGGGGAAGCCGGGACGTGGAGCCTCCTTGCTGCACGGCGGCGAGTTCATGCCCCCGTTGTATGGCTTGGCCGTCGATCAACAGGGCGGCGTATTCGTGGTGGACAACGGCAACAATCGCGTCCAGAAGTTCGACAGCGCGGGCAATTTCATCATTCTCTGGGGGTCGTTCGGGTCGGCCAACGGGAGCTTCCACAACCCGACGGGAATCGCCTGCGACGCGAAGGGCGACGTGTGGGTGGTGGACACCAACAACCACCGCGTGCAGAAGTTCGATGGCAAGCTCGGCGGCTACCTCATGAAGTTTGGCTCGCGAGGCAACGGCGAAGGACAGTTCAACGCGCCCTGGGGCATCGCCGTCGACCGCGTGCGGGGCTATGTGTACGTGGTGGACAGCGCGAATTTCCGCGTGCAAAAGTTCGACCTCACGGGCGAATTCATCATGGCCTGGGGCAGCTTCGGCAACCACGACGGGCAGTTCTATTTTCCGCGCGGCATTGCGGTCGACGAATCCGACGGGTCTGTCTACGTCGTGGACATGGGCAACCACCGCATCCAGAAGTTCGACACCAGCACGAACGTCTTGCCGCAACTGTTGACCAAGTGGGGCGGTAGCGTGGACGCCGGCCATGCCAGCAGTCCGACCGCGGTCGAGGCGGGGCAGCTTCGGAACCCGTGGGGCATCGCGGTCGATGCCAACGGGGATGTCTATGTGTCCGACGCCGGCAACCATCGGATCGAAAAGTTCGACCGCGAGGGCAATTTCATCACGCAATGGGGCGGCTTCGGCAACGGCGACGGGCAATTCAACTTCCCCTATGGAATTGCGGTGGGTCCGCGGGGCAGCATCTTCGTCGTGGACAGCGCTAACGCCAGAATTCAGCAGTTCATGCCGGCGGAAGAAGGAGAAGAGCGGCTGAGGGAGGAGGCGGAAGCGGCCGCGGCGTTGAGCGACCAGCGGACCGCGCAACCGTCCTGA